The Lolium perenne isolate Kyuss_39 chromosome 6, Kyuss_2.0, whole genome shotgun sequence genome segment gaagtaggggccattgggcgggtgcacacgggacggtggtacgcgagttacccggcttcggaacacctgcacgatgacagggcctactgctgcttgtctggaattatctgggtgctttcgcgttgttacaatgagttgtggttgtctcgcttctagctcgagatctcccctcagggcttcccggatccggcttatataggcgcacggatctagggtttacatggagagtcctagccggattacaggtcgcctaactacagtacaaggtcttgccgtgtacgtcaaggatctgccttcctccctacgtcgtactggatccgggttccacatgggcctccatggatccgggttccacatggaccttcacggatccgacttcctccgatggtcggttgggatccggcttccctatcctgggctggacttcatcctttaggatcaacagcaactgggccgcccgacgggccacacgccacatcgccatctatgggccacccgggcttgccggatctaggcactgtcgatggtacacccatgaagtatacccacaacaactaGTGTTAGGAAGATAGCAAAGTAAGTTTAACTGGGTTCCGCTGAACCCAGGTTTCAAAAATTCCCTCTAGATTTCGATCGGATACTTTCTCGCTAGCACTGATCATGCAAATATGGGCATAGATAGTTAGATACACTTATCGTCACTGTACCGAGTGGTAAGCTTAATAAGCAATCATAACTCCAGAAGAAAAGTAGTAGTATCGTCGGTGTTCTTCAAGTCAACACTCGTTCATCCTCACTGTTCTTGGTCACTACTAGCAGCCGAGTCTCCTCTATCCTGTGGAAGTCACACCGGTGATCGAGGATGCACGTAGCCGACAGTCCTGACCCTGAAAGACATGCCATCGTTTTTCTCCGCGATAAGCTCTGATAACGACCAAAACCACTAAAAAAAGGGAGCCTGCATGATTTTGCATACTCCGATAATCCTCCATGCTGAAAACGACACGTTTTCGCCACTCAATCGCTGAGACAATTTAGAGCATAAGCACTTGCTCGCATCGATCAATCGTCCCGTGCATGCAGACATGGAGATCGAAATCCCAACCCAGCACCGCGCGCAGCAGCAAGCCCGCAAGGTTAAGGCTAGCGCATGGCACGAGCTCCCGATCGCCGCCGCCAAGTCCCTCCGCCGCGACCCCCTCCTCGCCGTCAACTTCCTGCTCTTGGTCGTCGGCACGGCGTGCGGCCCGCTCCTCCTCCGTGCCTACTTCGTCCGCGGCGGAACCCGCAAGTGGCTCTCCAGCCTGCTCCAGACCGCCGGCTGGCCGCTCCTCCTCCTGCCGCTCTgcttctccttcctctcccgcCGCCACCGACGCCAGGACGCCGCCGTCTTCCTGATCACGCCCCGCCTCCTCGTCGCGTCCGTTGTCGTGGGCCTCATGTCAGGCGCCGACAACTTCCTCTACGCCTACAGCCAGGCCTACCTCCCGGTGTCCACCTCCTCCATCCTCATCTCCACGCAGCTCGCCTTCACGGCGGGCTTCGCCCTGCTGCTCGTGCGCCACCGCTTCACGGGCTCCGCGTTGAACGCCATCGTGCTGCTCAGCGTCGGTGCCGCCATGCTGGGGCTGGACGCCGGAGGGGACCGGCCGCCGGGGGTGACGGGGCCGCAGTACGGCGCCGGGTTCGGCATGGCGCTCGGCGCCGCGGCGCTCTACGGCCTCATGCTGCCCGTCATGGAGCTCAGCCAGGCGTGGCACGCCGCGCGCGCCGGCGCGGCCGCTCTCACGTACACGCTCGTCGTTGAGATGCAGGTCGTCATCGGGCTCACGGCCACGGCGTTCTGCGCCGTCGGCATGCTTGTCAACAAAGATTTCCAGGTGAGACTAGACTTTCAAACATTCCGGGCTATGCAATTTTTTGCGGCCAGTTTTATCAATATCAGTGATGCAAAACTAGAGTACTTTTTCTTTTTGCGGGTAGAGTACAGTTTTTCTGGGGTGACTATTTTTGTACTCCTACAGTCCTACGTACTGATGATCTTGTAAACTAGAAACTGAATTTGACCCACAGCAGAACTGAGAATTTAATTTGAACAACACGACGCAGGCAATCCCAGGTGAAGCCCGGCGGTTCGAGCTCGGCGAGGCGAGCTACTACCTACTGTTGGTTGGTACAGCCGCCGTGTACCAGTGCTTCTGCCTCGGCACGATCGGCGCCATCTTCTATGGCTCGGCGCTGCTCGCCGGAGTCATCATCGCCGTGCTCATTCCGGTGACTGAGGTCCTCGCCGTTGTTTTCTTCCATGAACATTTCAGCGCCACGAAAGGCATCGCTCTCGGGCTCTCGCTTTGGGGCCTCGCCTCTTATTTCTACGGCGAGGTGCGGGCCAAGGCCCAGGATACAGAACAAAAGTCAAGTCCTGATTGCGAAAATTAATGGAACCAGTCAACCAGCACGTGTATTTCAGAAAGAAGGAATGCATTGCATACTCCAATACAATGTGTATGAGCATTGTATACTCCAGTACATTCGTATCTGCGGTTGCTTTGTCGCACTCGCACGCACTATGGGAAAGTAGATTTTTAGAGTTAATTCCTAAATTGCGGCGAAAAACGGTTAGAAGCACTTTCCAAAAGGTGGCAAATAGTTTTAGCAACATGATTATATTTCGACATTTTTTGAGGTGCATCTAAAAACAATTATAGACACTTTAGTGGTATTTTGGGGCACATTAAAGTGCACATTATTTGAAACTCCCTAGTGTTTGTGGCCCACAAGTCGCGTGCAACATGGACGCATGCTTCACCGCGCTTGATGCCAATGGCGAAGGCGTCCTATACTCATATCCCACACCAAGCTTTCCCCTTCCACCTCCTTGACGAGGGCTTCTGCCCCGCCAAGGTCACCACGCTCTACGATACCGTCTTCGAGCAGTTCGACATCAACCACGACGACACCGTCGACCAGGCCATGTTCCGCGAAGAGATGCATCGCGTCATgctggcagtcttcgagggtctcGGCTCCCAGCCGCTCTAGGTCATCGGCGATGACGAGGGAGGGAGCTTCCTACTGGAGGGCGCGGAGCATGAAGCAGCCATGATGTTGCCAAGGTCCAAGTAGAAAGCATGAAGACGGTTGTGGAAGCCGACAATAAGTGATGGCATCGACGGGTCCACGTCGGACCGTCGGAGGATATGTGTCCACTGGCGCATGTGCATATGAAGAAAGTAAAGAAAGTAGAGAGTAATGTGACACATATATACATGAGAGTGTCGGCACGTGTGTATGTCCTATGTATCAAGATGGAATAAAAACCTTTTTGGTGTGTTTGGATGTAGTGAATTGGGCATGTAATTGGGGACTAGGAATTCATGCCTCTAATTACATCGTTTGGGTACACAGAGAATTTAGGTCTGGAAATAGAGGCCAATTTCAGCTCGCGTCCGTCCGAGGTCATTTCTCTCGCTTTGCAATACATACCTTAGTATTGAAATCATATGCTCCGCTTAACGCAGCGCATCTCGCCCGCGCCGCACACCCCCTTCGCTATTTTGGGCCGACGATTAATTCTCTAGAGTATGTTTCTCCGTGGGTGCGTGAGTCTGGCCTGTTTTCCGTTTTGGTTTTTTTGTTTTGGGTTTTGTGTTGTGGTTTTCTAATAGTTTTTCGTTTCTTTTATGTTTTCTACTCTGGTATTATGTTAGTTTTTTTTTTATGCTCACCATTTATCTTTTCTTTCGATTTAAAAACCTTAGACTTTTGAAAAATGTCCAGTTTTGAAAAATGATCAGATTT includes the following:
- the LOC127306049 gene encoding purine permease 3, with the protein product MEIEIPTQHRAQQQARKVKASAWHELPIAAAKSLRRDPLLAVNFLLLVVGTACGPLLLRAYFVRGGTRKWLSSLLQTAGWPLLLLPLCFSFLSRRHRRQDAAVFLITPRLLVASVVVGLMSGADNFLYAYSQAYLPVSTSSILISTQLAFTAGFALLLVRHRFTGSALNAIVLLSVGAAMLGLDAGGDRPPGVTGPQYGAGFGMALGAAALYGLMLPVMELSQAWHAARAGAAALTYTLVVEMQVVIGLTATAFCAVGMLVNKDFQAIPGEARRFELGEASYYLLLVGTAAVYQCFCLGTIGAIFYGSALLAGVIIAVLIPVTEVLAVVFFHEHFSATKGIALGLSLWGLASYFYGEVRAKAQDTEQKSSPDCEN